GATTTTTTAGATGGGCTACGCGGCGTTGCAATTATATTAGTTGTGTTGTTTCATGCCTATTCCAGATGGACTTCCGTCGTTCCGTATGGTGACAAATTCGCTTCCTTTCCTGTTTTTAAAGATGGGTATTTGGGCGTGCAACTGTTTTTTCTCATCTCGGGTTTCGTGATTTTAATGTCGCTGGAGAAAAACACAAACATCCTCACTTTTTTGTATAAACGTTGGCTACGGTTATTTCCGGGGATGCTGATAGCGACTGTTTTAGTGTTTACCACTGCTTTTCTTTTATATGAAAGACCTATGGGAAAACCGGATGTATCGTCGGTGATTCCGGGGTTGTTTTTTATTGACCCATTATGGATTAAGGCAATAACCGGCAACACTATACAACCCTTGGAAGGTGCCTTTTGGTCTTTGTTTGTAGAAGTAAAATTCTATATAATCTTCGGATTACTTTATTTTTATTTGGATAAATTCAAAGCTATAGTCATCCTGACCCTTTTATATCTTTCCTCTATCTATCTGAATACTCACCAGGACAGCTATTTTTGGCCGGTTTCTGATTTTCTTTCGCTTGAGTATTACGGGTGGTTTGCCGGCGGATGTGCCGCATATTTGTTTTTCAAAACACAAGAACATAAATACTTTTTATTTGCTATCATCGTAACCGTAATAGAATTATACATGATGAAAGCCGGAAATCGAACACTGGCATTTGGAGTTTGCTTAGCGGCATTATTCTATGTCCCTATTTACGTTGAAAGATTCAGAGTTTTTTTTACCAATTCAATTTTACTTTTTTTCGGTTTTATCAGTTATCCGTTGTATTTGGTTCATGAAAATGCGATGATAGCTATGATTGTGAAACTGGACAAGAACATAGCAGGCATACCTTTTATTTTATTGCCTGTAATTCCTATACTTATTTTATGCGGAATCACATATCTTATAGCGGCGAAAGTAGAACCTTATGTGAGAAAAATGATTGCCCGTTAACCCATATTGAACGTAGTAAACATTCCGTTATATTGGTTAGCGTATTATAAAAAAAAGAGTATTTTTGCGCGTTTGCTTTAACCATAAAATTTACAATAAAAAAGATAACAATGATGAGAGACGAATTTCTAAATGAAGACGATAAAATTCAGGAAAAATTAAAACAAAAAACCTGGAACGAAATAAGAACCAACGACTCTT
Above is a genomic segment from Flavobacterium phycosphaerae containing:
- a CDS encoding acyltransferase family protein — encoded protein: MEGKRIDFLDGLRGVAIILVVLFHAYSRWTSVVPYGDKFASFPVFKDGYLGVQLFFLISGFVILMSLEKNTNILTFLYKRWLRLFPGMLIATVLVFTTAFLLYERPMGKPDVSSVIPGLFFIDPLWIKAITGNTIQPLEGAFWSLFVEVKFYIIFGLLYFYLDKFKAIVILTLLYLSSIYLNTHQDSYFWPVSDFLSLEYYGWFAGGCAAYLFFKTQEHKYFLFAIIVTVIELYMMKAGNRTLAFGVCLAALFYVPIYVERFRVFFTNSILLFFGFISYPLYLVHENAMIAMIVKLDKNIAGIPFILLPVIPILILCGITYLIAAKVEPYVRKMIAR